In Archangium violaceum, the following are encoded in one genomic region:
- the dacB gene encoding D-alanyl-D-alanine carboxypeptidase/D-alanyl-D-alanine endopeptidase: protein MRRLPLTTLLSAVLALSACVPRGMRPSPPPPPTLISVANALFESVESEGTMASVFMVDAVTGAPLYARHEHVRLLPASTMKVVSTSAALSAFGPDFRFHTPVRLEGTQLGNLYLGDLVVEASGDPSLGSWRFPETTMACEQLAEAIQARGIRQWIGAVRVSNADEGPYGLFGPGWAWDDAAYAYSAAPTPFVFRENVVDLSLERPEGQDCSSQPRRPITVRYSPAFNAPPTVVYLDPNAQRAGLGCVRERGSGRMRCVWRSTAEQCPRKASMRVAIDEPQALFTSCLEEALAVRGIWRAPVPPGVAAVPSATSSEPLLDFVSPSLAELVKVTNKESLNLYAERLGLRFTRERTGTESYPALRDAMAQELVRRGISPRLLRPADGSGLSRYNVATARGLVEVIYTSLKESYANALVESLPVAGVDGTLAGSAVTDGIRGRIRAKTGTLSGQKAYVGVAERPGDPEHPRVVFALMLGNIDEQPALTASQVFERFAEAMVSLPVR from the coding sequence ATGCGCCGTCTCCCCCTCACGACGCTCCTGTCCGCCGTCCTCGCGCTGTCGGCCTGTGTGCCCCGTGGGATGCGTCCGTCCCCGCCCCCTCCGCCCACGCTGATCTCCGTGGCCAACGCGCTCTTCGAGTCCGTCGAGAGCGAGGGCACGATGGCCAGTGTCTTCATGGTGGACGCGGTGACGGGGGCGCCGCTCTACGCGCGCCACGAGCACGTGCGCCTGCTGCCCGCGTCGACGATGAAGGTGGTGTCCACCTCCGCGGCGCTCTCCGCGTTCGGCCCGGACTTCCGCTTCCACACCCCCGTGCGGCTCGAGGGCACGCAGCTGGGCAACCTCTACCTGGGAGACCTCGTGGTCGAGGCGTCCGGAGACCCGTCCCTGGGCTCGTGGCGCTTCCCCGAGACCACCATGGCCTGCGAGCAGCTCGCCGAGGCCATCCAGGCGCGTGGCATCCGGCAGTGGATCGGCGCGGTGCGGGTGAGCAACGCCGACGAGGGCCCCTATGGTCTCTTCGGTCCCGGTTGGGCCTGGGACGACGCGGCCTATGCCTACAGCGCCGCTCCCACGCCCTTCGTCTTCCGCGAGAACGTGGTGGATCTGTCGCTGGAGCGCCCCGAGGGGCAGGACTGCTCGTCACAGCCCCGGCGGCCCATCACCGTGCGCTACTCCCCAGCCTTCAACGCGCCCCCCACCGTCGTGTACCTCGACCCGAACGCCCAGCGGGCCGGGCTCGGCTGTGTGCGCGAGCGGGGCTCCGGGCGCATGCGCTGCGTGTGGCGCTCGACCGCGGAGCAGTGCCCGCGCAAGGCCTCGATGCGCGTCGCCATCGACGAGCCCCAGGCGCTGTTCACCTCGTGCCTGGAGGAGGCGCTGGCCGTGCGCGGCATCTGGCGCGCGCCCGTTCCTCCCGGAGTAGCCGCCGTGCCCTCGGCCACCTCGAGCGAGCCGCTCCTCGACTTCGTCAGCCCCTCGCTCGCCGAGCTGGTGAAGGTGACGAACAAGGAGTCGCTCAACCTCTACGCCGAGCGGCTCGGCCTGCGCTTCACCCGCGAGCGCACCGGCACCGAGAGCTACCCCGCGCTGCGCGACGCCATGGCCCAGGAACTGGTGCGCCGGGGTATTTCCCCTCGGCTCCTGCGGCCGGCGGATGGCAGCGGGCTTTCGCGCTACAACGTGGCCACCGCGCGCGGCCTGGTGGAGGTCATCTACACCAGCCTGAAGGAGTCGTACGCCAACGCGCTCGTGGAGAGTCTGCCCGTCGCCGGTGTGGACGGCACGCTCGCGGGCAGCGCCGTCACCGATGGCATCCGAGGGCGTATCCGCGCCAAGACCGGGACGCTCTCGGGACAGAAGGCCTACGTGGGCGTCGCCGAGCGGCCCGGTGATCCCGAGCATCCCCGCGTCGTCTTCGCCCTCATGCTGGGAAATATCGACGAACAGCCCGCGCTCACCGCGAGCCAGGTGTTCGAGCGCTTCGCCGAGGCCATGGTTTCCCTGCCCGTGCGGTGA
- the argC gene encoding N-acetyl-gamma-glutamyl-phosphate reductase, with amino-acid sequence MHKTAIGIIGASGYSGVEATHILAAHEQVDLRLVTSDRWQGETVGRRLGIAGPLGQLRYAPLDKSAELARECEVVFLATPAESSLHLVPQLLAAGVRVIDLSGAFRLQDTATYPAFYNFTHSAPELLGQAVYGLPELFRERIPGARLVSNPGCYATACALSVAPLLRAGLLDEGSVIFDAASGTTGAGRKGSEDMSFSEVDEDFRAYRVLRHQHTPEIAQTLALTAGRKVPLTFTAHLLPLKRGILVTAYARLRSGATPAEARAALEQAYASTPFVTVESSPDAVGLKAVVGTNRCVVALAADTTGFDPGRVVVTAAIDNLVKGAAGQAVQNLNLMMGWDETRGLSTLRSFCP; translated from the coding sequence ATGCATAAGACGGCGATCGGCATCATTGGCGCGTCCGGCTACTCCGGCGTCGAGGCGACCCACATCCTGGCGGCCCACGAGCAGGTGGATCTGCGACTGGTGACCAGCGACAGGTGGCAGGGCGAGACCGTGGGCCGCCGCCTGGGCATCGCGGGCCCCCTCGGGCAGCTGCGCTATGCGCCGCTGGACAAGAGCGCCGAGCTGGCCCGCGAGTGCGAGGTCGTCTTCCTCGCCACGCCGGCCGAGTCCTCGCTGCACCTGGTGCCGCAGTTGCTGGCCGCGGGCGTGCGGGTCATCGACCTGTCGGGCGCCTTCCGGCTGCAGGACACGGCCACCTACCCGGCCTTCTACAACTTCACCCACTCGGCGCCGGAGCTGCTGGGACAGGCCGTCTATGGCCTGCCGGAGCTGTTCCGCGAGCGGATTCCGGGCGCCCGGCTGGTGTCCAACCCGGGCTGCTACGCCACCGCGTGCGCGCTCTCGGTGGCGCCGCTGCTGCGCGCCGGGCTGCTCGACGAGGGCTCGGTCATCTTCGACGCCGCCTCGGGCACCACGGGCGCCGGCCGCAAGGGCTCGGAGGACATGAGCTTCAGCGAGGTGGACGAGGACTTCCGCGCCTACCGCGTGCTGCGCCACCAGCACACGCCGGAGATCGCCCAGACGCTCGCCCTCACGGCTGGCCGGAAGGTGCCCCTCACCTTCACCGCGCACCTGCTGCCGCTCAAGCGCGGCATCCTCGTCACCGCCTACGCGCGCCTGCGCTCGGGCGCCACCCCCGCCGAGGCCCGCGCCGCCCTGGAGCAGGCCTATGCCTCCACCCCCTTCGTGACGGTGGAATCCTCGCCGGACGCGGTGGGCCTCAAGGCCGTGGTGGGCACCAACCGCTGCGTGGTGGCCCTGGCCGCCGACACCACCGGGTTCGATCCGGGCCGCGTGGTGGTGACGGCCGCCATCGACAACCTGGTGAAGGGGGCGGCCGGGCAAGCCGTCCAGAACCTCAATCTCATGATGGGGTGGGATGAGACCCGTGGCCTCTCCACCCTGCGGAGCTTCTGTCCGTGA
- the argF gene encoding ornithine carbamoyltransferase, producing MKRDFLTLADRTEAEYRALFDRAHALKASRKRKEVVTTLAGRHLVLVFEKASTRTHLSFEAAMYQLGGTVTTITAGTSQIGRGETIEDTARVISSYADCIMFRTFGDERLNALAKASSVPVINGLSEGGHPVQVLTDLFTVEERLGSVKGKTVAFVGDCASNMGRSFVEATLFFGFDLRLGCPEGYRPAASLLAEAGSRVHVTADASEAVKGADVVVTDVWTSMGQEAESAKRKKDLHEYQVNEALMAKAKPGAIVLHCLPAHRGEEITDGVIDGAQSAVWDEAENRMHVQKALLEQLILG from the coding sequence GTGAAGCGCGATTTCCTCACCCTGGCCGATCGTACCGAGGCCGAATACCGAGCCCTCTTCGACCGGGCGCACGCGCTGAAGGCGAGCCGCAAGCGCAAGGAAGTGGTGACGACGCTGGCGGGGCGGCACCTGGTGCTGGTGTTCGAGAAGGCGTCGACGCGCACGCACCTGTCGTTCGAGGCGGCGATGTACCAGCTGGGCGGCACGGTGACGACGATCACCGCGGGCACCAGTCAGATCGGCCGAGGGGAGACGATCGAGGACACGGCGCGGGTCATCTCCAGCTACGCGGACTGCATCATGTTCCGCACGTTCGGGGATGAGCGGCTGAACGCCCTGGCGAAGGCGTCGAGTGTGCCGGTGATCAACGGCCTGTCGGAGGGCGGGCACCCGGTGCAGGTGCTGACGGACCTGTTCACGGTGGAGGAGCGGCTGGGGAGCGTGAAGGGGAAGACGGTGGCGTTCGTGGGCGACTGCGCGAGCAACATGGGCCGGTCGTTCGTGGAGGCGACGCTCTTCTTCGGGTTCGATCTGCGGCTGGGGTGCCCCGAGGGTTACCGTCCGGCGGCGTCGCTGCTGGCCGAGGCGGGATCGCGCGTGCACGTGACGGCGGACGCCAGCGAGGCGGTGAAGGGCGCGGACGTGGTGGTGACGGACGTGTGGACGAGCATGGGCCAGGAGGCGGAGTCGGCGAAGCGCAAGAAGGACCTGCACGAGTACCAGGTCAACGAGGCGCTGATGGCGAAGGCGAAGCCCGGAGCCATCGTGCTGCACTGCCTGCCGGCGCACCGGGGCGAGGAGATCACCGACGGGGTGATCGACGGAGCCCAATCCGCGGTGTGGGACGAAGCGGAGAACCGGATGCACGTCCAGAAGGCGCTGCTGGAGCAGCTCATCCTGGGTTGA
- the argJ gene encoding bifunctional glutamate N-acetyltransferase/amino-acid acetyltransferase ArgJ yields MKVPLGFSFSGMHAGLKPQRKDVALVYSDTPCSAAGCFTANKARAAPVQDAEHRLPATGIQAVLINSGNANALTGPAGLEDVRTLLTETARVLSVPASAVLAASTGVIGHPLPVNKVLAVLGPLKNALRAEPDAAAEAIMTTDTRPKQAWREVRIGGRNVTVSAIFKGSGMMHPSLATVIAVITTDCAIQPGALAAALREAVSSTFNSLTVDGDMSPNDTVYALANGRAGNPTITDPGPELLAFTATLSDLCLEMAREIASDGEGATKLLEVKVAGAPTGAIAQDLARAVAGSTLVKAAVFGADPNWGRVLATVGARAGTQGYDIDPYSARVCIQGITVYQGRPQPHDPGQLKARMREPEVRIEVDLTGGEASSVAWGCDLSYDYVKINADYTSLIIPRPDGGVGKDDRLANYSPAFKTTLLVEALSYISRFKGKRCVIRYGGAAMVKENLKQSFCRDIELLRSAGLQPIIVHGGGPELTRTLDKLGLRQEGELITDDSGLKVVEMVISGSVNSELVTILNQLGDRAVGLSGKDGALLRARRIPGDDGRSKEHVGEVTRVNHEFLEMLLAQGYVPVISPMGLGEDGQTYDLGSDAVASELATALKAHKLIYLHDAPGILRGEELFSELTAAQLEAHLTAGAFSGSMQTRSRMALKALSTGVERVHVIDGRVPHSLIAELFTDKGVGTLVTR; encoded by the coding sequence GTGAAGGTGCCGCTCGGCTTCTCCTTCTCCGGCATGCATGCCGGCCTCAAGCCCCAGCGCAAGGACGTGGCGCTCGTCTACAGCGACACGCCCTGCTCCGCCGCGGGCTGCTTCACCGCCAACAAGGCCAGGGCCGCCCCGGTCCAGGACGCCGAGCACCGCCTGCCCGCCACGGGCATCCAGGCCGTCCTCATCAACTCCGGTAACGCCAACGCCCTCACCGGCCCCGCCGGCCTGGAGGACGTGCGCACCCTGCTGACGGAGACGGCCCGCGTCCTCTCCGTGCCCGCCTCCGCCGTGCTGGCCGCCTCCACGGGGGTGATCGGCCATCCGCTGCCCGTGAACAAGGTGCTGGCGGTGCTGGGCCCGCTCAAGAACGCCCTGCGCGCCGAGCCCGATGCCGCCGCCGAGGCCATCATGACCACCGACACGCGCCCCAAGCAGGCGTGGCGCGAGGTGCGCATCGGCGGGCGGAACGTGACGGTGTCCGCCATCTTCAAGGGCTCGGGGATGATGCACCCGTCGCTGGCGACGGTGATCGCCGTCATCACCACGGACTGCGCCATCCAGCCCGGAGCGCTCGCGGCCGCCCTGCGCGAGGCGGTGTCCTCCACCTTCAACAGCCTGACGGTGGATGGGGACATGAGCCCCAACGACACCGTCTACGCCCTGGCCAATGGCCGGGCCGGCAACCCGACCATCACGGACCCGGGGCCGGAGCTGCTCGCCTTCACCGCCACGCTGTCGGACCTGTGCCTGGAGATGGCGCGGGAGATCGCCTCCGATGGCGAGGGCGCCACCAAGCTGCTCGAGGTGAAGGTGGCGGGAGCGCCCACCGGGGCCATCGCGCAGGATCTGGCGCGGGCCGTGGCCGGCTCCACCCTGGTGAAGGCCGCCGTCTTCGGGGCGGATCCCAACTGGGGCCGCGTGCTGGCCACCGTGGGAGCGCGCGCCGGCACGCAGGGCTACGACATCGACCCCTACTCGGCCCGGGTCTGCATCCAGGGCATCACCGTCTACCAGGGCCGGCCCCAGCCGCATGACCCCGGGCAGCTCAAGGCGCGCATGCGCGAGCCCGAGGTGCGCATCGAGGTGGACCTCACCGGCGGCGAGGCCTCGTCGGTGGCCTGGGGGTGCGATCTCTCGTACGACTACGTGAAGATCAACGCGGACTACACCTCGCTCATCATCCCGAGGCCGGACGGGGGCGTGGGCAAGGACGATCGGCTGGCCAACTACAGCCCCGCGTTCAAGACGACGCTGCTGGTCGAGGCGCTCTCGTACATCTCCCGCTTCAAGGGCAAGCGCTGCGTCATCCGCTACGGCGGCGCGGCCATGGTGAAGGAGAACCTCAAGCAGTCCTTCTGCCGGGACATCGAGCTGCTGCGCTCGGCGGGCCTGCAGCCCATCATCGTGCACGGCGGCGGGCCGGAGCTCACCCGCACGCTGGACAAGCTCGGTCTGCGGCAGGAGGGTGAGCTCATCACCGATGACTCGGGCCTCAAGGTGGTGGAGATGGTGATCTCCGGCTCCGTCAACTCGGAGCTCGTCACCATCCTCAACCAGCTGGGGGACCGGGCGGTGGGCCTGTCCGGCAAGGACGGGGCGCTGCTACGGGCGCGGCGGATTCCGGGCGACGACGGGCGCTCCAAGGAGCACGTGGGCGAGGTGACGCGCGTCAACCACGAGTTCCTGGAGATGCTCCTGGCGCAGGGCTACGTGCCGGTCATCTCCCCCATGGGGCTGGGCGAGGACGGGCAGACGTACGATCTCGGCTCGGACGCGGTGGCCTCCGAGCTGGCCACCGCCCTCAAGGCCCACAAGCTCATCTACCTGCACGACGCGCCGGGCATCCTCCGGGGCGAGGAGCTCTTCTCGGAGCTCACCGCCGCGCAGTTGGAGGCGCACCTGACGGCCGGGGCCTTCAGCGGCAGCATGCAGACGCGCTCGAGGATGGCGCTGAAGGCGCTGAGCACCGGAGTGGAGCGCGTGCACGTCATCGACGGGCGGGTGCCGCACAGCCTCATCGCCGAGCTCTTCACCGACAAGGGCGTGGGAACGCTCGTCACCCGTTGA
- the argH gene encoding argininosuccinate lyase produces the protein MTIAKTAASGGSGLHPEVLAFTSSLSLDKALLQEDLVGSLAHLTMLSRTRIIPSEDARAIREQLVAIWKASQAGTLVLADEEDVHMAVEAEITRVLGERAGLLHTARSRNDQVALDLRLHVREKVAEALGVVAKLLESLAARAEAERGTILPSYTHRQRAQPISLAYLLCGYGAMFARDVDGLGFVLEQVSSLPLGVGAIGGTSLPIDREVTRELLRFPRVTMNGLDTVGDRDFAMDFAYAAMRSLLHASRVATDFYDFASPEFGFVKLDGEIACGSSMMPQKRNPDVFELIRGKSGRAVGNLNNLAVLVKGLPGGYSRDLQEDRQVLLETGPLLTSVLSMLNLALGKVYFDKERCLAAVESDYTQATDVAEALAMKGIPFRTAYKATGALVRACQEKGLPLAKVTLELAQSVDPRFDAEVLKSADPRRAVERKANAGGTGPASVEKQIVELKSHAARARAMADAVPRLGSLFESLQEAAL, from the coding sequence GTGACGATTGCCAAGACGGCCGCCTCCGGCGGATCCGGCCTCCACCCGGAGGTGCTGGCATTCACCAGCTCGCTGTCGCTCGACAAGGCCCTCCTGCAGGAGGATCTGGTGGGCAGCCTCGCGCACCTCACCATGCTGTCGCGCACGCGCATCATCCCCTCGGAGGACGCGCGCGCCATCCGCGAGCAGCTCGTGGCCATCTGGAAGGCCTCCCAGGCCGGCACGCTCGTGCTGGCCGACGAGGAGGACGTGCACATGGCCGTGGAGGCGGAGATCACCCGCGTCCTCGGGGAGCGGGCGGGCCTGCTGCACACCGCGCGCTCGCGCAACGACCAGGTGGCCTTGGATCTGCGCCTGCACGTGCGGGAGAAGGTGGCCGAGGCGCTCGGCGTGGTGGCGAAGCTGCTGGAGAGCCTGGCGGCCCGGGCGGAGGCGGAGCGCGGGACGATTCTTCCCTCGTACACGCACCGGCAGAGGGCGCAGCCGATCTCGCTGGCGTACCTGCTGTGCGGGTACGGGGCGATGTTCGCGCGGGACGTGGACGGACTGGGCTTCGTGCTGGAGCAGGTGTCCTCGCTGCCGCTGGGCGTGGGGGCGATTGGTGGCACGTCGCTGCCCATCGACCGCGAGGTGACGCGCGAGCTGCTGCGCTTCCCGCGCGTGACGATGAACGGGCTGGACACGGTGGGAGATCGCGACTTCGCGATGGACTTCGCGTACGCGGCGATGCGCTCGCTGCTGCACGCGAGCCGGGTGGCGACGGACTTCTACGACTTCGCCTCGCCGGAGTTCGGCTTCGTGAAGCTGGACGGGGAGATCGCCTGTGGCTCGAGCATGATGCCGCAGAAGCGCAACCCGGACGTGTTCGAGCTGATCCGCGGCAAGTCGGGACGGGCGGTGGGCAACCTCAACAACCTGGCGGTGCTGGTGAAGGGACTGCCGGGCGGGTACAGCAGGGATCTGCAGGAAGACCGGCAGGTGCTGTTGGAGACGGGTCCGCTGCTGACGAGCGTGCTGTCGATGCTGAACCTGGCGCTGGGGAAGGTGTACTTCGACAAGGAGCGGTGCCTGGCGGCGGTGGAGTCGGACTACACGCAGGCGACGGACGTGGCGGAGGCGCTGGCGATGAAGGGGATTCCCTTCCGGACGGCGTACAAGGCGACGGGGGCGCTGGTGAGGGCGTGCCAGGAGAAGGGCCTGCCGCTGGCGAAGGTGACGCTGGAGCTGGCCCAGTCGGTGGATCCGCGCTTCGACGCGGAGGTGTTGAAGAGCGCGGATCCGCGGCGAGCGGTGGAGCGCAAGGCCAACGCCGGAGGAACGGGACCGGCGTCGGTGGAGAAGCAGATTGTCGAGTTGAAGTCCCACGCGGCACGGGCGAGGGCGATGGCGGATGCCGTTCCCCGGCTCGGGTCCCTCTTCGAGTCCTTGCAGGAGGCAGCACTGTGA
- the argR gene encoding arginine repressor yields MSPIRNNGDKAARQDAIRRLIRAHAVATQEELGQLLAREGFDVTQATLSRDLAQLGAMRVSRPEGGTVYGLDEAPPPSGEARLLELGEMILTVDDNEMLVVVRTRPGSAPPVAAAIDHARLAESLGTIAGDDTIFVAPARGKSARTLSRKLKALFGKEETP; encoded by the coding sequence GTGAGTCCGATCCGGAACAATGGAGACAAGGCGGCGCGCCAGGACGCCATCCGCCGCCTCATCCGCGCGCACGCGGTGGCCACGCAGGAGGAGCTGGGGCAGCTCCTGGCCCGCGAGGGCTTCGACGTCACCCAGGCCACGCTGTCGAGGGACCTGGCCCAGCTGGGGGCCATGAGGGTGTCGAGACCCGAGGGGGGCACGGTCTACGGACTGGATGAGGCCCCACCCCCTTCCGGCGAGGCACGGCTGCTGGAGCTGGGAGAGATGATCCTCACGGTGGATGACAACGAGATGTTGGTGGTGGTGCGCACGCGACCGGGCTCCGCGCCCCCGGTGGCGGCGGCCATCGATCATGCCCGACTGGCCGAGAGCCTGGGGACCATCGCCGGAGATGACACCATCTTCGTCGCCCCGGCCCGTGGGAAGTCGGCCCGCACGCTGTCCAGGAAGTTGAAGGCGCTCTTCGGAAAGGAAGAAACCCCGTGA
- a CDS encoding 2-oxo acid dehydrogenase subunit E2: protein MSQGNAGYELKPLSAQQKWLTAQFKRSQREVVPTTIVSRLELNHLRAASKRLLSGAGENKPVRYLTDFQFFAYWVTRALADFPQLRCTLENESYLRQYEHVHLGIAVETDAGDLVTALVEDADTLSFDAFVDTLQERIRLAMQGKDQAKQNMSVVLSYMGGQSLMFGSPLVVSPAVATLFFFTPAPRKDEKEPLAYVSMGFDHRALNGMPIARFLEGLSERLAREAAGGDAVTERRPATKVTTARELREALLGCVGQMLGVAPDQIDEHESLGVLGLDSHKALRLKAFLEELLSTSLPGTLLWHHPSVEALFRFCAGKLSLADEDVTQSPRSRDEGSSVDLDALTRSLSELPRDQLAALLDELETNNH from the coding sequence ATGAGCCAGGGCAATGCTGGCTATGAGCTGAAGCCTCTCTCGGCACAGCAGAAGTGGCTCACGGCGCAGTTCAAGCGCAGCCAGCGCGAGGTGGTTCCGACGACGATCGTCAGCCGGTTGGAGCTGAACCATCTTCGCGCGGCCAGCAAGCGGCTGCTGTCCGGAGCCGGGGAGAACAAGCCGGTTCGCTACCTCACGGACTTCCAGTTCTTCGCGTACTGGGTGACCCGCGCGCTCGCGGACTTCCCGCAGCTGCGGTGCACGTTGGAGAACGAGTCGTATCTGCGCCAGTACGAGCACGTGCACCTGGGCATCGCCGTGGAGACGGACGCGGGCGACCTGGTGACGGCGCTGGTGGAGGACGCGGACACGCTCTCCTTCGATGCCTTCGTCGACACGCTCCAGGAGCGCATCCGGTTGGCGATGCAGGGCAAGGACCAGGCGAAGCAGAACATGTCGGTGGTCCTGAGCTACATGGGCGGCCAGAGCCTCATGTTTGGCTCACCCCTGGTGGTGTCGCCCGCGGTGGCCACCCTGTTCTTCTTCACTCCCGCCCCGCGGAAGGACGAGAAGGAGCCTCTCGCCTATGTGTCGATGGGGTTCGATCACCGCGCCCTGAATGGGATGCCGATCGCGCGCTTCCTGGAGGGCTTGAGTGAGCGGCTCGCTCGAGAGGCCGCCGGTGGAGACGCGGTCACCGAGCGGCGGCCCGCCACGAAGGTCACGACGGCGCGAGAGCTGCGAGAGGCGCTCCTGGGCTGCGTCGGCCAGATGCTGGGCGTCGCTCCCGACCAGATCGACGAGCACGAATCGCTCGGCGTCCTGGGCCTCGATTCGCACAAGGCGCTCAGGCTGAAGGCGTTCCTGGAAGAGCTGCTATCCACCTCTCTGCCGGGCACCCTGCTGTGGCATCACCCGTCCGTGGAGGCCTTGTTCCGTTTCTGTGCCGGCAAGTTGTCCCTCGCCGATGAGGACGTGACGCAGTCGCCACGGTCGCGGGATGAGGGGTCTTCAGTAGATCTGGACGCGCTCACGCGGAGCCTGAGCGAGTTGCCGCGGGATCAACTGGCCGCGTTGCTCGACGAGCTCGAGACCAACAACCACTGA